In Musa acuminata AAA Group cultivar baxijiao chromosome BXJ2-10, Cavendish_Baxijiao_AAA, whole genome shotgun sequence, a genomic segment contains:
- the LOC103969624 gene encoding transcription factor bHLH94 yields the protein MALEAVVFSRDLHGCTMKERYNVGGAAWCRAFAEHKGMESECEVGGGKHGSLDAPCTSLTPKTDARGANTPPPGTAAKDGTDGTTGHEAPAGRRKRRRTKTFKNQEEVENQRMTHIAVERNRRKQMNEYLGALRCLMPASYVQRGDQASIIGGAINFVKELEQLVQSLEARKRIEQTADAAPFADFFTFPQYSTTASRGANNGPAGEEAQENRPALADIEVTMVETHANLKVLSRRRPKQLLKMVAGLHDLRLTILHLNVTTVAEMAFCSFSLKVEDDCQLSSVDDIATAVHELVGTIQEEADRDTTTF from the exons ATGGCACTGGAAGCGGTGGTGTTCTCCCGAGACCTCCATGGCTGCACCATGAAGGAGCGGTACAACGTGGGAGGCGCAGCATGGTGCCGTGCCTTCGCTGAGCACAAGGGAATGGAATCAGAATGTGAGGTCGGTGGTGGAAAGCATGGGAGTTTGGACGCCCCTTGCACCTCCCTGACGCCAAAGACCGATGCCCGCGGTGCAAACACGCCTCCGCCGGGGACTGCTGCAAAAGACGGTACTGATGGCACCACCGGCCACGAGGCGCCCGCCGGGCGGAGGAAGCGCAGGCGCACCAAGACATTCAAGAACCAGgaagaggtggagaaccagagaaTGACCCACATCGCCGTCGAGCGCAACCGGCGGAAGCAGATGAACGAGTACCTCGGGGCGCTCCGGTGTCTCATGCCGGCCTCCTACGTTCAAAGG GGTGATCAAGCATCGATCATCGGAGGGGCGATAAACTTCGTCAAAGAGCTCGAACAATTAGTTCAATCCCTCGAGGCCAGGAAGCGAATCGAGCAAACCGCGGACGCAGCTCCTTTTGCCGACTTCTTCACCTTCCCTCAGTACTCCACCACCGCCTCCCGGGGAGCAAACAACGGCCCCGCCGGCGAAGAGGCGCAGGAGAACCGGCCGGCTCTGGCCGACATCGAGGTGACCATGGTGGAGACCCACGCCAATCTGAAGGTCCTCTCCAGGCGGCGGCCGAAGCAATTGCTGAAGATGGTGGCGGGCCTGCACGACCTCCGGCTGACGATTCTCCACCTCAACGTCACCACCGTCGCTGAAATGGCCTTCTGCTCTTTCAGTCTGAAG GTGGAAGACGATTGCCAACTGAGCTCAGTGGATGACATAGCAACCGCAGTCCATGAACTAGTCGGCACGATTCAAGAGGAAGCCGACCGTGACACCACCACCTTCTGA